From the Theobroma cacao cultivar B97-61/B2 chromosome 2, Criollo_cocoa_genome_V2, whole genome shotgun sequence genome, one window contains:
- the LOC18607551 gene encoding ubiquitin-conjugating enzyme E2 10 has protein sequence MASKRILKELKDLQRDPPTSCSAGPVAEDMFHWQATIMGPNDSPYAGGVFLVTIHFPPDYPFKPPKVAFRTRVFHPNINSNGNICLDILKEQWSPALTISKVLLSICSLLTDPNPEDPLVPEIAHMCKADKFKYESTARSWTQKYAMG, from the exons ATGGCGTCGAAAAGAATATTGAAGGAGCTCAAGGACTTGCAGAGAGATCCCCCAACTTCATGCAGTGCAG GTCCTGTGGCTGAGGACATGTTCCACTGGCAAGCAACCATCATGGGTCCAAATGATAGTCCCTACGCTGGTGGTGTTTTCCTTGTGACTATTCATTTCCCACCTGATTATCCATTTAAACCCCCCAAG GTTGCCTTCAGGACCAGGGTTTTCCATCCAAACATAAATAGCAATGGCAATATCTGCTTGGACATACTCAAAGAACAATGGAGTCCCGCCCTCACCATATCTAAG GTTTTACTCTCCATATGTTCACTGCTAACGGACCCAAACCCTGAGGATCCTCTTGTTCCCGAGATTGCTCATATGTGCAAAGCCGACAAATTCAAGTACGAATCCACAGCTCGGAGCTGGACCCAGAAGTATGCCATGGGCTGA